CAGCGGCGGCTGGGCGCTGCTCGGCATCGCCGACCACCGGGCCACCGACCACTGGCCCACGTTGCTCGGCGCGCTGGTGCTGACCGCGCCGGTCTGGGGGCGCGCTCTCCGCGCCCGCACGGTGTGGCCCGACCCCGGCGCCTTCGGCGACACCTTCTACTTCTACCTCTCACCGCTGCTGGTGGCCGGCGCGCTGCACCAGGTGGCGCCGGAGTGGCTCGACGCCACGCCGGGGCTGCTGCCGCTGCTGATCGCCCTGCCGTACCTGGTGGTGGGACTCGTCCCCGGCGTGCGGTGCTTCAGCACCGTGGCGGCGGTGGCGCTGGGCATCGCGGCCCTGGTCCGGTGGGAGGACCAACTGCCCGAGGCCTGGGCCCTCCTGGCCCTCACCCTGCTGTGGGCGGGGCTCGATCGCGTCCGCGACCGCCGCGATGGCCGCTGGTACGCGCTGGCCAGCTACGGGGTGGCGCTCGGTGTATTGCTGGGACCGCTGTCGACGGCACGGCCGGAGACGGAGGCGGCGTTCATCGGCGGGTGGGCGGTGGCGCTGTGGAGCGCGGTGCTCACGGCGGCCGCCCTCGCCGCCGGCCTGCTCCGGGAAACGACGCCGCCGGAGGGCTGGGGGCGGGGGCTCTCCCTCCGGCCCTGGCTCTGGGGGGTGGCGGGGGTGCTGCTGCTCTTCGGTGTCACCGGGGAGCTCACCCGGGCCTTCGACTTGAGCAGCCTCGACACCGCCACCGCCAACCTCGCCGGCGGCCTCGCGGTGAGCGCCTGGTGGATCCTCGGCGCGGCGATCTGCTTCCTGCTCGGCTTCCGGCGCCAGATCAAGCCGCTGCGGCTGGCGGGGTTCTTCGTGGCCGGCCTGGCGCTGCTCAAGGTGGTCTTCGTGGACCTCTCCGAGCTCGATGCCCTCTACCGGGTGGGCTCGGCGTTCATCCTGGGCGTGGCCTCGCTCGGCGTGGCGTACGCCTACCACCGGGGGGCGGAGAGGCGATAGGGCGGTAAGGCGGTAGGGCGGTAAGGCGGTAAGGCGGTAAGGCGGTAAGGCGGTAAGGCGGTAAGGCGGTAAGGCGGTAAGGCGGTAAGGCGGTAGGGCGGCGGCGGGTGCGCTGCGCGGCGGGCCGGGCGATCCTGTGCGGCCACCCGCTTCCCGTTTCCCGTTTCCCACTAGAACTCAAACCCCGCCGCGACATTCACGTGCGTGGCCTTGAGCTCGCCCACGCCGGCGCCGTACGTCGTGCGGGCCTGCCGCACCTCGACGCCGAAGACCAGGGGGCTGGGCCGCCAGTGCAGGTGCCCGCCGAACGTCACGTTCTTGAGCCGCTGCACGGTGGTGTCGAGGTCGGCGTCCTTCGGGTCGTCGATCCCCGCGCTGGCGCCGAGGAGCCAGACGGCGCCGTTGGGCCGGAGGTTGAGCTGAGCCCAGCCGCCGCGGGTGCGGATGGTGCGTCCGTTGCGCCCGAACACCTGCCCGATCGACCCGCCGCCGAGCCCGGCGATCCCCTCGCCCGCGAAGGCCTCGCCCCGCAGCTCCACGTGGCTGCCCAGGGGCAGCAGCAGCAGGGCCGCGACGGCCTTGGAGTCGAGCAGCGAATCCCCGGCGGTGCTGAGCCAGCCGCGGTGGGCGCCGGCGGAGAGCTCGCCCGCGGTCTCGCCGGTGCCCCAGCGCAGCCGGAGCCGGCCCTGCAGGTAGGGGCGGCGCGACTGCTCGGCGCGGTCGAAGTCCGTGGTGAAGGGCGGCTGCGGCGTGTAGCCGGTCGGGGCCAGCACCGCGCCCTCGAGCGAGAGCCGGACCTGCTTCCCCTGCGCGAGGTCCCCGGTCAGGCGCAGCTGCGGGATCCACAGCCAGAGGTTCCCGCTGCTGGAGAGCGCGCTCAGCCCGATGCTGGAGAGCGTCACCGGGTTGAGTTCCACGATCGGCGGCGCCTCCTGGCCGATCAGGACCGCGAAGCGGTTCCACGAACCTTCGAGCCAGGCCCGCCGGATCCGCAGCAGGGGAAAGGTGCGCCCGCCGTTGGAGGGCTGCTGTCCGCCGAAGAAGTCGGCGTCGAGTTCCGCCCGCCATTCGGCGCCGCCGAGCTCGGGCAGGAAGGCTCGCACCGACACCCGGGTCTGCCGCAGGGTGCCGCCGACGCCGCTGGTGGGGAAGCTGTCGGCCGCCGTTTCCGGGACGGCGAACTGGGGCAGGTCGGTGTTGTTGGTCCGGCCCGAGGTGGAGAAGCCGTTGAGCAGGATGGTGCCGTGGAAACTCACGTCCACCCCGGGTCGGTCCTGCTGGGCGACGGCGGTGATGGGGAGCAGGAGCGCGAGGGTGGCGCCGAGGGAGGGGAGGAGTCGCATGCGGCCGGTCCATGGTTGACGGTGTCAGGGCGCGTGGGCTATGCTACCGCCGTGCGCACCCCCTCTCTGTTCCGCGCCGCGAGCCTGATCGGATGCATCGCCGCCGCCCCCCTTGGCGCCCAGGTGGATGTGGCCGGGCGCCTGACGGTCGTGGACCGTGGGGAGCGGCCCGCCCAGGACGTGGGCAGCGCCGTGCTCTGGCTCGAGGCGGCGGGGCTGCCGGCGGTGGAGCCGGTCGAGACCCGCGTGGTGACGGAGGGGAAGGCCTTCGTTCCCCGGATCGTCGTGGTGCCGGTGGGATCCACCGTGAAGTTCCCCAACAACGACCCCTTCAACCATAACGTGTTCTCCCTCACGGAGCAGGGGGCCTTTGACCTGGGCCTCTACGGCCGTGGCGAGGAGAAGGGGGTCGCGTTCGCCCGCCCGGCCGTCATCCGGGTGTACTGCAACGTGCACGCGCAGATGAGCGCGCTGGTGGTGGTCCGGGACAACGCCCTGTGGGCCCGGCCGGGGTCCGACGGCAGCTTCCGGTTCACGGCGGTGCCGGCCGGCAGCTACCAGCTGCACGTGTGGCACGAGCGCGCGCCCGAACTGGTGGTGCCGCTGCGGGTGGGCGCCACCGCGCCCGCGCCGCTGGCGCTCACGGTCGACGCCAGCCGCTGGCGGTTCGTGCAGCACAAGGACAAGACCGGCCGGCCCTACTCCGACCGCGGCCGGCGCTACTGATGCCGCGCCCCCGCCTCGCCCTCAAGATCTTCACCGCCACCGCCCTCGTGGTGGTCCTGGTGCTCGGGGTCGCGCTGCTCTTCACCCGGCAGGTGGCCGGGCGGGCGGCCGATGCCTCGATCGCCCGGGGGCTCGCCGCCACCGCTTCGGCCGTGAGCGACCAGCTGGCGAGCCGGTCGCACGCCCGGGAGCAGGTGGCCAGCGCGCTGGCGCAGGTGCCCGCCTACGTCTCCCGCATCGAGGTGGGGTTCGTCTCCGGCGGACGCTCCGACCTCCTCGACCAGGCGGCGGAGTTCCAGCAGCAGGGTGAGGCCGACTGGGCCATGCTCACCGATGACCAGGGGGTGCTGCAGGCCTTCACCCGAAGCCCCGACCTGTACGGCGATTCGCTCGCCGGTCCGGGCAGCCTGGTGGAGCAGGCGCTCTCCGGCGCCGCCTCCGAAGGCGTCTGGCTGGAGCCGGACAACTCCGCGTACCAGGCGGTGGCGGCGCCGATCCGGGTGGGCCAGGGCCCGGTGCGCGGGACGCTGGTGATGGCGGTCGGGCTCGACAGCGCCCTCGCCGCGAGGCTCAAGCGCCAGACCGCGTCCGAGATCGTCTTCGTGGTGCTCGACACCCTGGACCAGCCGGTCGTGGCGGCGAGCACCCTGCCGCCCGAGCTGGCCGGCGCGGTCGCGGAGCAGGTCACCTTCGACCGGCTCTCCGCCGAGGACTCCACCGCCCACCACCTGCGCCTTGACGCCGGCGGCGACACGTGGGTTGGCGAGCTGGGCGTGCTGCGCACCGCCTCCGGCGCGCCGGTGGGGGGCTACGCGGCGCTGCGATCCCGTGCCGCGGAACTCGCCCCCTACGCCCAGCTGCAGCGCGCCATCCTGGCGGCCTTCCTCGGCGGCCTGCTGTTCGCCTCCCTCGGCGCGTTCCTGCTC
The Gemmatimonadota bacterium DNA segment above includes these coding regions:
- a CDS encoding DUF2339 domain-containing protein, which gives rise to MSDDDRLARLEQRLAVLEGLVRQLVTANQGVRPVPSPPPVPPPAPPLPPPPPPIRPFEEAPSRRPPAPSRPRPSIISEEWLGQRGLLAVGVIFVILAAGYLLKLSFERGWISPLARCVGGALAGGAVSVLGWRLHGKGTRSYGAALIGLGAAIIYLAVWAAARLYQFLPPTPAIGALAAVSLALAGIAWVINLQALATTAALGAFFAPIVVGSESGSINMLLLYLGSMGAALGWVAQARRWRLTMAVVALAYFTVAVPVTFNRADAAGVYLYGILGGAAGLFVGLREGWFETRFLAFSGGWALLGIADHRATDHWPTLLGALVLTAPVWGRALRARTVWPDPGAFGDTFYFYLSPLLVAGALHQVAPEWLDATPGLLPLLIALPYLVVGLVPGVRCFSTVAAVALGIAALVRWEDQLPEAWALLALTLLWAGLDRVRDRRDGRWYALASYGVALGVLLGPLSTARPETEAAFIGGWAVALWSAVLTAAALAAGLLRETTPPEGWGRGLSLRPWLWGVAGVLLLFGVTGELTRAFDLSSLDTATANLAGGLAVSAWWILGAAICFLLGFRRQIKPLRLAGFFVAGLALLKVVFVDLSELDALYRVGSAFILGVASLGVAYAYHRGAERR